A DNA window from Nitratidesulfovibrio sp. contains the following coding sequences:
- a CDS encoding class I SAM-dependent methyltransferase, giving the protein MTTDPYARIAQWYDLLLNPVLDGVRRAVADVCRAEGLRRVLDACCGTGRQCAVLRGAGVSCIGADLSPAMLGAARSAIRVARPCERDAASGGGCPPPAGTRPSGTSHAVPLAASSPSSLPFLRSPLFPLFPLFPLLRADARVLPFADNAFDAVVLSLALHEMPEATGNAALADALRVAPRVLLADYRLAERNLDLPAALFVHLPERLAGAEHYRNFRGFMARGGVEGLAQRAGLTVIRRERLFGGAGALLLAERNSRAE; this is encoded by the coding sequence ATGACCACCGACCCTTACGCCCGCATCGCGCAATGGTACGACCTGTTGCTGAACCCCGTGCTGGACGGGGTGCGCCGGGCCGTGGCCGACGTCTGCCGCGCCGAGGGGCTGCGGCGGGTGCTGGATGCCTGCTGCGGCACCGGGCGGCAATGCGCGGTGCTGCGCGGTGCGGGCGTGTCCTGCATTGGCGCGGACCTTTCCCCGGCCATGCTGGGCGCGGCCCGGTCGGCCATCCGCGTGGCCCGGCCTTGCGAACGCGACGCGGCCAGTGGGGGCGGTTGCCCGCCGCCCGCCGGCACCCGGCCATCCGGCACGTCGCATGCGGTACCGCTTGCCGCATCGTCCCCTTCGTCATTGCCTTTTTTGCGGTCCCCCCTGTTCCCCCTGTTTCCGCTGTTTCCGCTGTTGCGCGCCGATGCGCGCGTGCTGCCTTTCGCGGATAATGCCTTTGACGCGGTGGTGCTGTCGCTGGCCCTGCACGAGATGCCGGAGGCCACGGGCAACGCGGCCCTGGCCGATGCCCTGCGCGTGGCCCCGCGCGTGCTGCTGGCGGACTACCGGCTGGCGGAACGCAACCTGGACCTGCCCGCCGCCCTGTTCGTGCACCTGCCGGAACGGCTGGCCGGGGCAGAGCATTATCGCAATTTCCGGGGGTTCATGGCCCGTGGCGGGGTGGAGGGGCTGGCGCAGCGGGCCGGGTTGACCGTCATCCGCCGTGAACGGCTGTTCGGCGGGGCCGGGGCGCTGCTGCTGGCGGAGCGGAACAGCCGGGCGGAGTGA
- the dnaE gene encoding DNA polymerase III subunit alpha codes for MSDFVHLHCHTEYSLLDGAIRLKDLCAKAVDFGMPAAAITDHGNLYGAVYFYNTCKQFGIKPIIGCEVYVANDHTDKTSELARVRHHLVLLARDNEGYHNLVKLVTHGFLHGFHYKPRVDMDLLRQYSGGITALSACLAGQVPRALLRSGMDDAIRIARDYEAIYPGNFYLELQSNGLKEQDELNEKLLELADHTGLPLVATNDCHYLEASDVEAHDVLLCIQTQAKVDDERRMRFETKELYYKSPEEMAKAFAHVPDAVANTGRIAEQCAVKFDFGKYVFPVYALPEGMTLEDEFRRLSREGLKRRLERHPNRDTIDHDLYWQRLELELNVIGQMGFPGYFLIVQDFINWAKDNGIPVGPGRGSAAGSLVAWSLRITNLDPIPYNLLFERFLNIERVSMPDIDVDFCERRRTEVIKYVGEKYGEDMVAQITTFGKMKAKAVVRDVGRALGMTFPETDRIAKLVPEDLKMTVKKAIDAEPDLAALYKTDPQIRKLLDVSMRLEGLSRHASTHAAGVVVSDKPMRDYLPLYRGKKGEIVTQFDMKMVEKVGLVKFDFLGLRTMTLVQDSLDEIARQGKTPPDLDTLSLDDAETYELYSRGDTDGIFQVESSGMRQYLRMLKPSCFDDVIAMLALYRPGPLGSGMVDEFIKRKHGEVPVTYPLPSLEDCLRDTYGVIVYQEQVMQIAQIAAGYTLGGADLLRRAMGKKNAEEMGQQRIKFVEGAQKNGVPKATADEIFDLMEKFAEYGFNKSHSAAYALISYYTAFLKVHFPTEFMAALLTSEMGNQDKLLKYVAACKDMGIAVLQPNVQASRREFTVHEGAIVFGLGGIKNVGDEAIREIVDAREEGGVFASLLDLCMRVNLRKVTKRVLESLIKGGACDCLGCTRAGMLAALDNVVSKAQKRLKDKESNQVSLFTMVPEEPAVCPGIGFDCEEQQAQEWDDDQKLRFEKEALGFFLTSHPLQPYRKELFRLRLTPLEETRDMAPGMSLKTAVLVTGIKEHMTKKGARMAFLQVEDLTASGECVFFPEPYAEFRELLKSDQPLLLEATISKQQNDDGGRNGGGGGDGSMSEEDDDIPREIKLLGDKVIPLARACGASDQPVTIDMPLPRVEAASLAALRAILERHRGPVPVNVRLVVDESECLLQFGPQWMVQPGPAFETDIAHWTEGPE; via the coding sequence ATGTCCGATTTCGTCCATCTGCATTGCCATACCGAATACAGCCTGCTTGACGGGGCCATCCGCCTGAAGGACCTGTGCGCCAAGGCGGTGGACTTCGGCATGCCCGCCGCCGCCATCACCGACCACGGCAACCTTTACGGCGCCGTCTATTTCTACAATACCTGCAAGCAGTTCGGCATAAAGCCCATCATCGGGTGCGAGGTCTACGTGGCCAACGACCACACGGACAAGACCTCGGAACTGGCCCGCGTGCGCCACCACCTGGTGCTGCTGGCGCGCGACAACGAAGGCTACCACAACCTGGTCAAGCTGGTGACCCACGGCTTCCTGCACGGCTTTCACTACAAGCCGCGCGTGGACATGGACCTGCTGCGCCAGTATTCGGGCGGCATCACCGCCCTTTCCGCCTGCCTGGCCGGGCAGGTGCCGCGCGCGCTCTTGCGCAGCGGCATGGACGACGCCATCCGCATCGCCCGCGACTACGAAGCCATCTACCCCGGCAACTTCTATCTGGAATTGCAGTCCAACGGCCTGAAGGAACAGGACGAGCTGAACGAGAAGCTGCTGGAACTGGCCGATCACACCGGGCTGCCCCTGGTGGCCACCAACGACTGCCACTACCTGGAAGCCAGCGACGTGGAAGCCCACGACGTGCTGCTGTGCATCCAGACCCAGGCCAAGGTGGACGACGAGCGCCGGATGCGCTTCGAGACCAAGGAGCTGTACTACAAGTCGCCGGAGGAAATGGCCAAGGCGTTCGCCCACGTGCCCGACGCCGTGGCCAACACCGGGCGCATCGCCGAGCAGTGCGCGGTAAAGTTCGATTTCGGCAAGTACGTCTTTCCCGTGTATGCCCTGCCCGAGGGCATGACCCTGGAGGACGAGTTCCGCCGCCTCTCGCGCGAAGGGCTGAAGCGCCGCCTTGAGCGCCACCCCAACCGCGACACCATCGACCACGACCTGTACTGGCAGCGCCTTGAGCTGGAACTGAACGTCATCGGCCAGATGGGCTTTCCCGGCTACTTCCTCATCGTGCAGGACTTCATCAACTGGGCCAAGGACAACGGCATTCCCGTGGGTCCGGGGCGCGGTTCCGCCGCCGGTTCGCTGGTGGCGTGGTCGCTGCGCATCACCAACCTCGACCCCATTCCGTACAACCTGCTGTTCGAGCGCTTCCTGAACATCGAACGCGTGTCCATGCCCGATATCGACGTGGACTTCTGCGAACGCCGCCGTACCGAAGTCATCAAGTACGTGGGCGAGAAGTACGGCGAAGACATGGTGGCGCAGATCACCACCTTCGGGAAGATGAAGGCCAAAGCGGTGGTGCGCGACGTGGGCCGCGCCCTGGGCATGACCTTTCCCGAAACCGACCGCATCGCCAAGCTGGTGCCCGAAGACCTGAAGATGACGGTCAAGAAGGCCATCGACGCGGAACCGGACCTTGCCGCGCTGTACAAGACCGATCCGCAGATCCGCAAGCTGCTGGACGTTTCCATGCGGCTCGAAGGGCTGTCGCGCCACGCCTCCACCCACGCGGCGGGGGTTGTGGTGTCCGACAAGCCCATGCGCGACTACCTGCCGCTGTACCGGGGAAAGAAGGGTGAAATAGTCACCCAGTTCGACATGAAGATGGTCGAGAAGGTCGGGCTGGTGAAGTTCGACTTCCTGGGCCTGCGCACCATGACCCTGGTGCAGGATTCGCTGGACGAGATTGCCCGGCAGGGCAAGACCCCGCCCGACCTCGACACGCTGTCCCTGGACGACGCGGAGACCTACGAACTGTACTCGCGCGGGGACACCGACGGCATCTTCCAGGTGGAAAGTTCGGGCATGCGCCAGTACCTGCGCATGCTGAAGCCCTCGTGCTTCGACGACGTCATCGCCATGCTGGCCCTGTACCGGCCCGGCCCGCTGGGATCGGGCATGGTGGACGAATTCATCAAGCGCAAGCATGGCGAGGTGCCCGTCACCTACCCCCTGCCCTCGCTTGAAGACTGCCTGCGCGATACCTACGGCGTCATCGTGTACCAGGAACAGGTGATGCAGATCGCCCAGATCGCGGCGGGCTACACCCTTGGCGGCGCGGACCTGTTGCGCCGCGCCATGGGCAAGAAGAACGCCGAGGAAATGGGCCAGCAGCGCATCAAGTTCGTGGAGGGCGCGCAGAAGAACGGGGTGCCCAAGGCCACGGCCGACGAAATCTTCGACCTGATGGAAAAGTTCGCGGAGTACGGCTTCAACAAGTCGCACAGCGCCGCCTATGCGCTCATTTCGTACTACACCGCGTTCCTGAAGGTGCACTTTCCCACGGAATTCATGGCCGCCCTGCTCACGTCCGAAATGGGCAACCAGGACAAGCTGCTGAAATACGTGGCCGCCTGCAAGGACATGGGCATCGCCGTGTTGCAGCCCAACGTGCAGGCCAGCCGCCGCGAGTTCACCGTGCACGAGGGGGCCATCGTCTTCGGCCTTGGCGGCATCAAGAACGTGGGCGACGAAGCCATCCGCGAAATCGTGGACGCCCGCGAGGAAGGCGGGGTGTTTGCCTCGCTGCTGGACCTGTGCATGCGCGTGAACCTGCGCAAGGTGACCAAGCGCGTTCTGGAAAGCCTGATCAAGGGCGGCGCGTGCGACTGCCTTGGCTGCACCCGCGCGGGCATGCTGGCCGCGCTGGACAACGTGGTCAGCAAGGCCCAGAAGCGGCTGAAGGACAAGGAATCCAACCAGGTTTCGCTGTTCACCATGGTGCCGGAAGAGCCCGCCGTGTGCCCCGGCATCGGCTTTGACTGCGAAGAGCAGCAGGCCCAGGAATGGGACGACGACCAGAAGCTGCGCTTCGAGAAGGAGGCGCTGGGCTTCTTTCTGACCAGCCACCCGCTCCAGCCCTACCGCAAGGAACTGTTCCGCCTGCGCCTTACCCCGCTGGAAGAAACGCGGGACATGGCCCCCGGCATGTCGCTGAAGACCGCCGTGCTGGTCACCGGCATCAAGGAACACATGACCAAGAAGGGCGCGCGCATGGCCTTCCTGCAAGTGGAAGACCTGACCGCGTCCGGCGAGTGCGTGTTCTTTCCCGAACCCTACGCGGAGTTCCGCGAACTGCTGAAATCGGACCAGCCGCTGTTGCTGGAGGCCACCATCAGCAAGCAGCAGAACGACGACGGCGGCAGGAACGGGGGCGGGGGCGGGGACGGGTCCATGTCCGAGGAAGACGACGACATACCGCGCGAAATCAAGCTGCTGGGCGACAAGGTCATTCCGCTGGCCCGTGCCTGCGGCGCCAGCGACCAGCCCGTGACCATCGACATGCCCCTGCCCCGCGTGGAAGCCGCCAGCCTTGCCGCGTTGCGCGCCATTCTGGAACGGCATCGCGGCCCGGTGCCGGTGAACGTGCGGCTGGTGGTGGACGAATCCGAATGCCTGTTGCAGTTCGGCCCGCAGTGGATGGTGCAGCCCGGCCCCGCGTTCGAGACGGATATTGCGCACTGGACCGAAGGACCGGAGTAG
- a CDS encoding MarC family protein produces MFDAFNFRIAFEIALPLFLIMDPVGNAAACLGMLREHGEARQRAILRRELLFALGIILGFHVLGDALLGMLEIEQSTLRLSGGLILFIISMKMVFPPQEGDTEAVAHDPFIVPIAVPLIAGPSLLAAVMVFARQAQGGMMAQVNVVAGILMAWTATAAIMAFTPDIARLLGPRTMRAMERLMGLVLIMMAVQMLENGIRLFVTSL; encoded by the coding sequence ATGTTCGACGCCTTCAACTTCCGCATCGCCTTCGAGATCGCCCTGCCGCTGTTCCTGATCATGGACCCGGTAGGCAATGCCGCCGCCTGCCTCGGCATGCTGCGCGAACACGGCGAGGCCCGGCAGCGCGCCATCCTGCGGCGTGAGCTGCTGTTCGCCCTCGGCATCATCCTGGGCTTTCACGTGCTGGGTGATGCACTGCTCGGCATGCTGGAGATAGAACAATCCACCCTGCGCCTGTCCGGCGGGCTGATCCTGTTCATCATTTCCATGAAAATGGTCTTTCCCCCGCAGGAAGGCGACACCGAGGCGGTGGCGCACGACCCGTTCATCGTGCCCATTGCCGTGCCGCTCATCGCCGGGCCTTCGCTGCTGGCGGCGGTGATGGTCTTTGCCCGGCAGGCCCAGGGCGGCATGATGGCCCAGGTCAACGTGGTGGCGGGCATCCTGATGGCCTGGACGGCCACCGCCGCCATCATGGCCTTTACCCCGGACATCGCCCGATTGCTGGGGCCGCGCACCATGCGCGCCATGGAGCGGTTGATGGGCCTTGTGCTCATTATGATGGCCGTGCAGATGCTGGAAAACGGCATACGCCTGTTCGTAACATCACTGTAA
- a CDS encoding type II toxin-antitoxin system prevent-host-death family antitoxin yields MSEAITYSEARQNLAQTMERVCDSHQPIIITRQKARSVVLMSLEDYSSILETAYLLQSPANAARLRASLSAADAGEAEPRELVDAGV; encoded by the coding sequence ATGTCTGAAGCCATCACGTACTCCGAAGCCCGGCAGAACCTTGCCCAGACCATGGAGCGGGTGTGCGATTCGCACCAGCCCATTATCATCACCCGCCAGAAGGCTCGCTCCGTGGTGCTGATGTCGCTGGAAGACTACTCCAGCATACTGGAGACCGCCTATCTTCTCCAGTCCCCCGCCAATGCCGCGCGCCTGCGCGCCTCTTTGTCCGCTGCCGATGCCGGTGAGGCGGAACCCCGCGAGCTTGTGGACGCCGGGGTTTGA
- a CDS encoding HD domain-containing protein yields MDAQRDISRHEAWFGQYVDRFLTGDAAHDAHIELKREHSLLVLGNARVIVAEAVAAGIMDVVSARAALLGALYHDIGRFLQYRRWQTFSDARSTNHGLLGGRVLNEERPLHDEAPAVRHLAACAVVLHNRFAIPTGVSPRARQVTRVVRDADKLDIFRLLAVHMEPGAPRDDVVVMHLPEVQGAWSPAVLDAVRAGRLASYADMRCLNDFRILLCGWSFDLGFTASRRLLRESGWVEQMLGWLPSPDEVPEMAELRCRVLAALHDESDMTDCRPGMTDDAAETPESLVP; encoded by the coding sequence ATGGACGCCCAGCGTGACATTTCCCGGCACGAGGCGTGGTTCGGCCAGTACGTGGACCGCTTCCTGACCGGTGATGCGGCGCATGACGCGCACATCGAACTCAAGCGCGAACATTCCCTGCTGGTGCTGGGCAATGCCCGCGTCATCGTGGCCGAGGCCGTGGCGGCGGGGATCATGGACGTGGTCAGCGCCCGCGCGGCACTGCTGGGCGCGCTGTACCACGACATCGGGCGGTTTTTGCAGTATCGGCGCTGGCAGACCTTCAGCGATGCGCGCTCTACCAACCACGGCCTGCTGGGCGGGCGCGTCCTGAACGAGGAACGTCCCCTGCACGACGAGGCCCCGGCCGTGCGCCACCTGGCCGCCTGCGCCGTGGTGCTGCACAACCGCTTTGCCATTCCGACCGGGGTTTCGCCGCGTGCACGCCAGGTGACCCGCGTGGTGCGCGACGCCGACAAGCTGGACATTTTCCGGTTGCTGGCTGTCCACATGGAACCCGGTGCCCCCCGCGACGACGTGGTGGTAATGCACCTGCCGGAAGTGCAGGGTGCGTGGAGCCCCGCCGTGCTGGACGCGGTGCGGGCCGGGCGTCTGGCCAGCTATGCGGACATGCGCTGCCTGAACGATTTTCGCATCCTGCTGTGCGGCTGGAGCTTCGACCTGGGTTTTACCGCCTCGCGCAGGCTGCTGCGCGAATCCGGTTGGGTGGAGCAGATGCTGGGTTGGCTGCCTTCGCCGGACGAGGTGCCGGAAATGGCCGAGTTGCGCTGCCGGGTACTGGCGGCGCTGCACGACGAGAGCGACATGACGGACTGCCGCCCCGGCATGACGGACGATGCGGCGGAAACGCCGGAATCGCTGGTCCCGTAA
- a CDS encoding Txe/YoeB family addiction module toxin encodes MLLAWPPQAWEDYLYWQATDARVVKRVNELVRDALRTPFSGLGKPEPLRFDLAGCWLRRIDREHRLVYRLDEKASALVVLQCRYHY; translated from the coding sequence GTGCTTCTCGCCTGGCCGCCGCAAGCCTGGGAGGACTATCTATACTGGCAGGCCACGGATGCGCGCGTCGTGAAGCGGGTCAACGAACTCGTCCGGGACGCCCTGCGCACTCCGTTTTCCGGACTGGGCAAGCCGGAACCGCTCCGGTTTGATCTTGCGGGATGCTGGTTGCGCCGCATCGACCGTGAACACCGGCTGGTCTACAGGCTGGACGAGAAAGCGTCCGCGCTTGTCGTCCTGCAATGCCGGTATCATTACTAG
- the queD gene encoding 6-carboxytetrahydropterin synthase QueD yields MKKSIWRLTVRSEFCASHALRHYEGKCESMHGHNFAVEMVAEGDRLTGDTEIVLDFKVLKRELNAVLDTLDHKNLNDVPPFDTVNPSSENLSRHIWQQLAPRLAPHGVRLHAVTVSEKAAQSATYMEIEE; encoded by the coding sequence GTGAAGAAATCCATCTGGCGGCTTACCGTGCGCTCGGAGTTCTGCGCCTCGCACGCGCTGCGCCATTACGAAGGCAAATGCGAATCCATGCACGGCCACAACTTTGCCGTGGAAATGGTGGCCGAGGGCGACCGCCTGACCGGCGACACCGAAATCGTGCTCGACTTCAAGGTGCTGAAGCGCGAACTGAACGCGGTGCTCGACACCCTGGACCACAAGAACCTGAACGATGTTCCGCCCTTCGACACCGTGAACCCCTCGTCGGAGAATCTTTCGCGGCACATCTGGCAACAGTTGGCCCCGCGCCTTGCCCCGCACGGGGTACGCCTGCACGCGGTGACCGTGTCGGAAAAGGCCGCCCAGTCGGCCACCTACATGGAAATAGAGGAATAG
- a CDS encoding HAD family hydrolase: MPPRTLYCTGVAVRAVVFDFDGTLAAPTLDFGVMRRAVAEAMRPYLELPQRAHPQDLPDRRDLPVMEWIAHVAALLATHGHRARADALHADAHAAIRRVEVEAAARGNLFPFTRPMLAALAALDVSVAIVTRNCPEAVRAVFPDVDTLCPCLLTRDDVPSVKPDPDHLLRALDALGRSPGEALMVGDHPMDIVTGHRAGTLTAGVTSGESPAHALHDAGAHVVAADCGDLMIRLGLDEVAEMDGRG; this comes from the coding sequence ATGCCCCCCCGAACGCTGTATTGCACCGGAGTGGCCGTGCGCGCCGTGGTGTTCGATTTCGACGGCACCCTTGCCGCGCCCACGCTGGATTTCGGCGTGATGCGCCGCGCCGTGGCAGAGGCCATGCGGCCATATCTGGAGCTGCCGCAGCGCGCACATCCGCAGGACCTGCCTGACAGACGCGACCTGCCGGTAATGGAGTGGATCGCCCACGTGGCGGCCCTGCTGGCAACGCACGGCCACCGCGCCCGCGCCGACGCCCTGCATGCCGATGCCCACGCCGCCATCCGCCGCGTGGAGGTGGAGGCCGCCGCACGGGGCAACCTGTTTCCGTTCACCCGGCCCATGCTGGCCGCGCTGGCCGCACTGGACGTGTCCGTGGCCATCGTGACCCGCAACTGCCCGGAGGCGGTGCGGGCCGTGTTTCCCGACGTGGATACCCTGTGCCCTTGCCTGCTCACCCGCGACGACGTGCCCAGCGTGAAGCCCGACCCGGACCACCTGCTGCGCGCGCTGGACGCGCTGGGCCGTTCGCCCGGCGAGGCCCTGATGGTGGGCGACCACCCCATGGACATCGTGACCGGGCACCGCGCGGGCACCCTGACTGCCGGGGTAACCAGCGGCGAAAGCCCGGCCCACGCCCTGCACGACGCCGGAGCGCACGTGGTGGCCGCCGACTGCGGGGATTTGATGATCCGATTGGGGCTGGATGAAGTGGCCGAAATGGACGGCAGGGGATAG
- a CDS encoding methyl-accepting chemotaxis protein, which produces MSVKSVAPVFIVSVMLAVIAAFGGITYYVTDSSYRMTLELEQHAMEQAGTSARDALALYVQNFTSTINQLAKQRLVQEALTGDATTAQNRLKDVVRGDGNIWSVIVFDDKGIIRAGINADMEDLTGGTRGDRDYYRAVMAGQDTFIGKSVITAKSGGGNMFIFVAVKAVRDAGGRVIGGVGIFPRWENFTSVFVNGLHFGQRGYGFMLDGSGRVIAHPDKAMMLKDVTEHEFVRTALSLKNGNVFYDWKDGRKCLTVTTEPVTGWLVCMSAYTDELAGMATRQRNTLLGIGAAALLVLGSVISLLVRRLVARPVADIEAFTRAVAGGDLKATLHQDFRYEFRSLGDNVRAMVGELKNKLGFAQGLLDGITLPCVVAGPDQRVLFVNRATLDYMQIDGDPQAFMGVPVGRIFHGDDNHATVIGTSMSERRAQRGVQTELAGRKGARLHASVDAAPMYDLDGTLIAGFALISDQTDIKTQHARIEQQNQRIAHAAVKADEVANMLASASEQLAAQIEQSSRGSDEQRGRTAEAAAAVEEMNAAAMSVARNAAETADLADSARAQAQEGARLVESVVNTINAINGQAESLKTDMTELGRQADGIGQIMTVIADIADQTNLLALNAAIEAARAGDAGRGFAVVADEVRKLAEKTMTATSEVGSYIRSVQQSARDNIRSTENTTAAIVDCTRTANLSGDSLRSIVGLVERTSDNVRAIAAASEQQSAASEQVGRGTEDINRIASETAEAMGQSSQAVSELARLAVELKSIIAEMRA; this is translated from the coding sequence ATGAGCGTCAAAAGCGTCGCACCGGTATTCATCGTTTCCGTCATGCTTGCCGTCATCGCAGCATTTGGCGGCATCACATACTACGTAACGGATTCCTCGTACCGCATGACGCTGGAATTGGAACAGCACGCCATGGAACAGGCAGGGACAAGCGCGCGCGATGCGCTTGCACTGTACGTGCAGAACTTTACCAGCACCATCAACCAACTTGCCAAGCAGCGCCTGGTGCAGGAAGCACTGACCGGCGATGCCACCACCGCCCAGAATCGCCTGAAGGACGTGGTACGCGGCGACGGCAACATCTGGTCGGTCATCGTGTTCGACGACAAGGGCATCATTCGCGCAGGCATCAACGCCGACATGGAAGACCTGACCGGCGGCACGCGCGGTGACCGCGACTACTACAGGGCGGTGATGGCCGGGCAGGACACCTTCATCGGCAAGTCCGTCATCACCGCCAAGAGCGGCGGCGGCAACATGTTCATCTTCGTGGCGGTGAAGGCCGTCCGCGATGCTGGCGGTCGCGTCATCGGCGGGGTGGGCATCTTCCCGCGCTGGGAAAACTTCACCTCCGTCTTCGTCAACGGGCTGCACTTCGGCCAGCGCGGCTACGGTTTCATGCTGGACGGCAGCGGGCGCGTCATCGCCCACCCCGACAAGGCCATGATGCTGAAGGACGTGACCGAACACGAATTCGTCCGCACCGCCCTGTCCTTGAAGAACGGCAACGTCTTCTACGACTGGAAGGATGGGCGCAAGTGCCTGACCGTCACCACCGAACCGGTCACGGGCTGGCTGGTGTGCATGAGCGCCTACACGGACGAGCTGGCCGGCATGGCCACCCGGCAGCGCAACACCCTGTTGGGCATCGGCGCTGCCGCGCTGCTGGTGCTGGGGAGCGTGATATCGCTGCTGGTGCGGCGGCTGGTGGCCCGCCCGGTGGCGGACATAGAGGCGTTTACCCGCGCCGTGGCCGGTGGCGACCTGAAGGCCACCCTGCACCAGGATTTCAGATATGAATTCCGCAGCCTTGGCGACAACGTGCGGGCCATGGTGGGCGAACTCAAGAACAAGCTGGGCTTTGCCCAGGGGCTGCTGGACGGCATCACCCTGCCCTGCGTGGTAGCCGGGCCGGACCAGCGGGTGCTGTTCGTCAACCGCGCCACCCTCGACTACATGCAGATCGACGGCGACCCGCAGGCCTTCATGGGGGTGCCGGTGGGGCGCATCTTTCATGGCGACGACAACCATGCCACGGTCATCGGCACCAGCATGAGCGAGCGCCGCGCCCAACGCGGCGTGCAGACGGAACTGGCGGGCCGCAAGGGCGCGCGGCTGCACGCCAGCGTGGATGCCGCCCCCATGTACGACCTGGACGGCACGCTCATCGCCGGGTTCGCCCTGATTTCGGACCAGACGGACATCAAGACCCAGCACGCCCGCATCGAACAGCAGAACCAGCGCATCGCCCACGCGGCGGTGAAGGCCGACGAGGTGGCCAACATGCTGGCCTCGGCCTCCGAGCAACTGGCCGCGCAGATCGAACAGTCCTCTCGCGGCAGCGACGAGCAGCGTGGCCGCACGGCAGAGGCTGCCGCCGCCGTTGAGGAAATGAACGCCGCCGCCATGAGCGTGGCGCGCAACGCCGCCGAAACAGCAGATCTGGCCGATTCCGCCCGCGCGCAGGCCCAGGAGGGGGCGCGGCTTGTGGAATCGGTGGTGAACACCATCAACGCCATCAACGGCCAGGCGGAAAGCCTGAAGACCGACATGACCGAACTGGGCCGCCAGGCTGACGGCATCGGCCAGATCATGACCGTCATCGCCGACATTGCCGACCAGACCAACCTGCTGGCGCTGAACGCCGCCATCGAGGCGGCCCGGGCCGGTGACGCCGGGCGCGGCTTTGCCGTGGTTGCCGACGAGGTGCGCAAGCTGGCCGAAAAGACCATGACCGCCACCAGCGAGGTGGGCAGCTACATCCGCTCGGTGCAGCAAAGCGCGCGGGACAACATCCGGAGCACGGAAAACACCACCGCCGCCATCGTGGACTGCACCCGCACCGCCAACCTTTCCGGCGATTCGCTGCGCAGCATCGTGGGGCTGGTGGAACGCACCTCGGACAACGTGCGCGCCATCGCGGCGGCCAGCGAGCAGCAGTCCGCCGCCAGCGAACAGGTGGGGCGCGGGACGGAAGACATCAACCGCATCGCCTCGGAAACGGCGGAAGCCATGGGACAATCGTCGCAGGCCGTGTCCGAACTGGCCCGACTGGCCGTGGAGCTGAAATCCATCATCGCGGAGATGCGGGCGTAA